The genomic region TCCTTCTGAATGAGGTAGTTGTACTGAATGTCGGTGTTGTAAATCGCGTACTGAACATTCAGTCGGGTGTCGTGGAAATTGTTGGGGGCCAGCAGTTCATTGACGTTCTCGATGTTCGTCGGGAAGCGCTCGGCGCCGGTCAGCTGATTGAGCGTTTTGTAGACCGGGTTCAGCATGTCGCCTACCGGGAACTGAAGCCGCCGCCCGCCCGCCGCCAGCGAGTACGTCGGGTTGAACGTGACCCGCGGATAAAAGAGCGCCTTGGCCTGATTGATCGATTCGGCCACGCGGCGCACTTCGAGCGTTTCCTGTTTCAGGGCCAGGTTACTTTGCAGACCTTCCCGAACGTAGCCTTCCAGAATAGGCGAAGGTTCAGGGCCGGGCTGGGCCAGCAGCTTCATAGGAAGCAGACCCAGCAAAGTGTACATGAGTAGTTTGCTTATCATACCTCATTTAGTAAACAGTGTTCAGTAATAGGGCAAAATTTTTTATAGTCCTTTGTAAATCGTTTCAACGAAAAGGGTAAAGGCCTTGTCCATGAGTTCGATACGGCGTTCGTCGGTAAACATCGACAGGCGTTTTCGCAGGAACAGGGCCGTATAACCGTGAATGCCGCTCCAGATCATCAGGGCTGCCGCTTCGGCATCCTGCGTCTTGAAAACTCCCGCATCGATGCAGGACTGCACGACCTGAACGAGCAGGCCAAACGCAACCCGTCCCTCTGTCCAGATGTCTTCCCGGCATTCCAGCGCGTCGATGGGGGCTGTCATGATGAACATCAGGTCAAACATTTCCGGATTCTCGACCGCAAACTGAACATACGTCCGGCCCATACTGACCAGCCGCTGGTACGGGTCCTTTTCCTGAAAGACTTCCTGAAATTTCAGGGTCAGGGTATGAAACGCCTCCTGGTGCAGGGCAAAAAGGAGTTCGTTCTTATCTTTGAAATATAGATAAATGGTGGCGGGACTGTACTCAATCGCGTCGGCAATGTTGCGGATGCTCACCTTCTCGTAGCCATTTTCCAGAAACAGTTGTTGTGCTGCATCCAGAATCCGGCGCTTCATCTCCTCTTTTTCCCGTTCCTTGCGTTCTGCGATTCCCATATTGATTAGCTAACGATGCAAATGTACTGAACACTGTTTAGTAAGCAAGCAGTGGTAATAAAAATCGTGAATTTTTTTGGATGAAGCATCCGATTTTAAGGATGAACCGTATATAAAGGGTGTTACTGGTCAACAACTTAAACCGAAAGTAGTTTAAACCTGAAACCATCCGTAGACTTTATGACCCAGGAAGAACTGAAAGCTGAAGTACAGCGTCTGCTCGACCGAGTACCTTCCAGCGTCCTGCCCGACGTACTGGAGTTTTTGAAAGCCGCCCGGCTGAAAGCAGAAAGCGAGCAGGCTGCTTTCTCAGCCCTCAAAACCATGCTCAAAAGCCGCGCCGAGGTCAAAAAAGACCTCCCGGAAGATTTGTTTGAAGGACTTTTTAATTGAATGACTGAGCGACTGAATGATTGAATTTTGAATGATTGATAGATTGATTGCTTCGCCTTTCTTTGGTAACTGCGGCGGACTGCCCATCAATCATTCAAAATTCAATCATTTAAACTATCATTCAATCAAAATTCAATCATTCAAAATTCAATCATTCTAAATCTTCACCCCCGTCTGCACCAGGTTCGAGGCGGCTTTGGCGATGATTTTGCCGTCTGCGCCGAGGATGAGGCATTCGGTGTGGACGATATTTCTGCCCGCCCGAACGATCCGCGCGGTGGCCGTGATGAGTTCTCCTTCGCGCGCCGGATTCAGGAAATCCACATTCAGATTGACGGAAGTATAGGCGTGGTCGCGGCCGAGGGAAAAGACCGTGACGCCGATGAGGTCGTCCAGAATGGCCGCCGCCGCCCCGCCGTGCAGCACCCGCATGGGATTGCAGAGATCTTCCCGGACCAGGTACTCGACCGTGATTTCGCCCGGTTCGACCCGGCGGAGCGTGCCGTTGAGCCAGCGGCCGAGCGGGGAGATGCTCTGGCTCATGTCTTTCCCGATCTGGGAGCGGAAAAATTCCAGACGGGGGTTCGTTTCCGGTTGATGCATGGAGTTGGTTTTGCGTAAAAATAGCATTTAACTAAGGCAAAGAACCCTGACGCTCGATATTTCATGTATTTTGTTGGGAGGTAGTCAGACTTATGTTACTTTTGGGCGTTTTTTTGGCATCATCCGCTGTACTAACCTCTAATGAATTATACA from Tellurirhabdus rosea harbors:
- a CDS encoding TetR/AcrR family transcriptional regulator, which produces MGIAERKEREKEEMKRRILDAAQQLFLENGYEKVSIRNIADAIEYSPATIYLYFKDKNELLFALHQEAFHTLTLKFQEVFQEKDPYQRLVSMGRTYVQFAVENPEMFDLMFIMTAPIDALECREDIWTEGRVAFGLLVQVVQSCIDAGVFKTQDAEAAALMIWSGIHGYTALFLRKRLSMFTDERRIELMDKAFTLFVETIYKGL
- a CDS encoding PaaI family thioesterase, translating into MHQPETNPRLEFFRSQIGKDMSQSISPLGRWLNGTLRRVEPGEITVEYLVREDLCNPMRVLHGGAAAAILDDLIGVTVFSLGRDHAYTSVNLNVDFLNPAREGELITATARIVRAGRNIVHTECLILGADGKIIAKAASNLVQTGVKI